From one SAR324 cluster bacterium genomic stretch:
- a CDS encoding AAA family ATPase — MLNQHERKVTSKSGSDDNLEDSADPTAEWRKRRDQAIRQYHQLGLYPIPLSGKKPYQKQWQKLEKYQGLDTEAVLRLFSAEDNVGLLCGIPMEEGRFLRGIDYDDDVLWETHLQKSNDDEGYEWLKGGPVVETGSGKRHHYVLSDTPAKFVFAGAGGIADHGGEIQGEGSQLVVPPSIHPVTRKEYRWLDESWQDIHFVDHLTLAASYPAKAGKQKFNGHSKKKEKQGFSSSDAGDFGNDSTFYDYSTIDFIALFQSRGWVIEDKGETVIVLCPNREQHTENSDGTSSTVILRTPAGGQRFKCLHGHCDHLSDRDNLVDLLGGPSILEGFAKKRNSSAGSQESASTETKAPPTTPWLRLDPRSRLYHVRQIEAANAFRRTDIQLDDPELEQKLLGFLESPSGGEDISSTLNARTLADVLKLLRTQGSSGEKVRLRQASDIPMESIQWLWKDWLGQGKFHLLAGQPGTGKTTIAMQMAAIVSTGGNWPDGSQAKGSNVLIWSGEDDPKDTLIPRLALAGADLQRINFVDTVFDEQGTRSFDPAKDLRILT; from the coding sequence ATGTTAAATCAACATGAGAGAAAAGTCACGTCCAAATCAGGGTCTGACGACAATCTGGAAGACAGTGCTGATCCAACGGCTGAGTGGAGAAAACGCCGGGATCAGGCGATTCGGCAATACCATCAACTTGGGCTCTACCCGATACCTTTATCTGGCAAGAAGCCCTATCAAAAGCAATGGCAGAAGCTGGAAAAATACCAGGGCTTGGATACGGAAGCAGTGCTGAGGTTGTTTTCAGCAGAGGACAACGTGGGCTTGCTTTGTGGCATCCCGATGGAAGAGGGAAGGTTCCTGCGAGGAATCGACTACGACGATGATGTGCTATGGGAAACACACCTGCAAAAGTCTAATGATGACGAGGGCTATGAGTGGCTGAAGGGCGGCCCCGTTGTCGAAACCGGCAGTGGTAAACGCCATCATTACGTCCTTTCTGATACACCTGCTAAATTTGTTTTTGCAGGTGCTGGTGGTATTGCTGATCACGGCGGAGAAATCCAGGGGGAAGGCAGCCAACTGGTGGTTCCTCCCTCGATTCATCCAGTCACAAGGAAGGAATACCGCTGGCTCGATGAAAGTTGGCAGGACATCCACTTTGTTGATCACCTAACCCTGGCAGCAAGTTATCCGGCCAAGGCCGGTAAGCAAAAGTTCAACGGGCATTCCAAGAAAAAGGAGAAGCAAGGATTTTCCAGCAGTGATGCCGGAGATTTTGGCAATGACTCCACTTTCTACGATTACTCCACCATCGACTTCATTGCACTGTTCCAAAGTCGTGGCTGGGTGATTGAGGACAAGGGAGAGACTGTCATTGTTCTCTGTCCGAATAGAGAACAGCACACCGAGAACAGCGATGGGACAAGTTCCACCGTCATCTTGCGCACACCTGCAGGTGGGCAAAGATTCAAATGTCTTCACGGACATTGCGATCACTTATCGGATCGGGACAATCTTGTAGATTTATTGGGTGGTCCTTCGATTCTCGAAGGCTTTGCTAAGAAGCGGAACAGTTCAGCAGGCTCTCAGGAATCTGCGTCCACAGAAACGAAGGCACCACCAACAACTCCCTGGCTCCGGCTTGATCCACGCAGCAGACTCTATCACGTTCGTCAGATAGAGGCTGCCAATGCGTTTCGCAGAACGGATATCCAACTCGATGATCCGGAACTCGAGCAGAAACTGCTGGGTTTTCTGGAATCGCCATCTGGAGGAGAAGACATCAGTAGCACCCTGAATGCGCGCACCCTCGCTGATGTCCTCAAGCTGCTACGTACACAAGGTTCTTCAGGGGAGAAGGTCCGCTTACGACAGGCTAGCGATATCCCCATGGAATCGATTCAATGGCTTTGGAAAGACTGGCTGGGACAAGGCAAGTTTCATTTATTGGCAGGGCAGCCCGGTACTGGTAAGACCACCATCGCGATGCAGATGGCAGCCATTGTCTCTACAGGAGGCAACTGGCCTGACGGAAGTCAAGCGAAGGGAAGTAATGTCCTAATCTGGTCTGGAGAAGACGATCCAAAGGATACGTTGATCCCACGCCTTGCTTTAGCCGGTGCGGACCTGCAACGAATCAACTTCGTTGACACAGTATTTGATGAACAAGGTACACGCAGTTTTGATCCTGCCAAAGACCTACGGATACTGAC